From the genome of Mastacembelus armatus chromosome 5, fMasArm1.2, whole genome shotgun sequence:
CTACCCcttttgaaaatgtcagtgctAGAATGCAGGGCAGTAGATCAAAGCCTATAAAGGAGTGTGGTAAAGAGCAAAGTAGAGCAATAATCTCACACTCTAGCAGAAGATTAtgatttttcaaatgtgtggAATTGATGAATGTAACTGTTTGGAGCATAATTTCATATTACCTGCTTTATTTGCCTCTACAAGTCTCTTCACATCTGGGTTCATCACCTCAGCCATTGGTCCCAAACATggtccctccctccctttttgTAGCAGGTAGGTGTCTCAGTGACCCCCATATTAATGAGGACTGATGAAGCAAATATAGCTCATATTGAGCTGATCATATGAGCTGTTAAGcacaactgtattttttaccCTTAATTTTGTGGGTAACAGTTTTTTTCCAAGTTTTTGATTCATACTGAATATGATGCATCACTTCTCGTGGGAAACtggctttaaaataaaaagtgatataACAGTTTTTTGGATGCCTCGATTGATTATGTGAGCAGTGTTGGCTTGCTGTAGGATATCCTGACCAGTTCAGCTTAAACAAGCATGTACAGCTGATTAATTACACACTATGGAGCCATGACACTTGAGCCCCATATGGTGAACAGCCAGAAAAAAAGCCTCTGCTGACCTCTGTCCACTGCACTGTGACAGACCAGGCCACCTGGAGATACTGCAGTGAAGTTCAGGAAAGCCGCAGAAGAAGATGGAAGTTGAAGACCAGGGCCAAGAGCAGAGATTCAGAAGCGGGAGACTTTAaagtttttcacacacatttttcatctgATGAGATTTAATATATGTTTATtggaacatttttttaaaaaaatgaaatgtggacattttctgtttcaccCATCTTTTCATTAATGGCTATGCTGTAAGGATACTCATTTATAGGATAGTCTACTTGTTTTGTACATTCAGTTTAGGTGATCAACATTAGTGATTGTGAGAGTAATGAAAAATATGGATCATTGACTTGCTTTTCAGTAGCCTCGATTTTGCAGCTGTCTTGCTTAGTGTAACAATTAGAAAATGGTAGTTTTTGATTGCTTTGAGTTTTAATACTCCTGCTCTATTCATagtgttttatacattttagtCAGTGCATAGTCGTGTGTTGAAATCAGGTTAATATTTAAACTCTGGCAGCATTAAGATATATCTTGGTCATAAGTAAAGCAATATCTGCAGAAGAGTTTGAAGAAAGGTTTGACCTGTAGTAAGTACACTGACGGTGGTTTTGGTGTAAACTTGGTTTTTAATACTCATTTTATATGAATGTTGATGGCTTTGGTTATATGTGTTGTTCATCtttcctgcatttttttttttttttttccaaatcacAGCCATTATCAAGCCATCTGGGGTCTAGTTGCTTTAAGGTTAGAGGTCATAACTATCAGCTGGTGATACTGTTTAAGGTGGATTTGTGGTATGAACACATTTATGGATTTAAAGTTTTAGTAGGAGTAGATCATTTTAACAATTTCATATTACACTGAGTTTGAGTGTGTGAGTTTTACTCAGGTTCTGTGTAAGCGGTGTTATGGACAGTGTTGTCTTAATAGACAGTGGCACAGGTGAGATTAACAGTTTAGCCCAAGATGTTGCTTATCTTATGTTGCAAGTGTGTGAACCTGGTATATATAGTCCTTTATATTTAGTAATTGTCGATTGTATGTTTTTGTCCCTGAATAGATATTTGACTACTGAGGGTCGAGGTGTCGTCACTTACTTTCCTTAAGGGTCAAGGTCACCAGTTGATGTCTGGAAGGAATTCCTTTAAAATACACCTGCATTACCGAAACAATGTATTGACTAATCACTGGTACAAATAAAGAGGGACGATTTATCTGCCCATTTgttagatttgtgttttttgaagtgtgtgcacacaattatctaaatgttatttcaggGTTAGTTATTAGAGAGCTTCATTATTTAATCCTTGTTTTACTTTGTGTGATTTGAATTCTTTCAACAGTGGACTGGGTTACTGTCATGACAAAATAACATGGCTCTTTTTCAGTTATAGATTTGTGTTCTCTGAATTATACATGCAAATGGATGATGTGTACAGTATTAGTAAACTTCTGTTCCACTACATATCACACTTACTTTAAATAAGggcatattttaaaacatttcaaactttttaaaactgaacatttctttttcttgacTTTCAGCTCCCCccaaagaagagaagaagagtgagaaggaacagaaagagaaggaacCGGCTCCAGCTCCCGAGAAACCTTCCCCAGTGTCAGCAACACCAATCAAAGGAAACAAGAAGTCCTCGACCACTAAAGCAGCCAAGTCTTCCCCAAAAGGCAAGAAGTCTTCTCTTCATACCAATAGCTCAAAGGTGTCCAAGAAACCTGTGGTACCTCCAACTAAAACTGCAACAAAGTCCAAGAAACCAGGTCCACCACCTGCCCTGTCTCCCTTCCCTCCTGGTCCAATCCATGTGACGGGAGCACTGAGAGTCACCAAGTCAAACTTCACCATTCCTAAGAAGCAGCCACAGCAAAAGGACTCCCCATCCCACAGCCAGTCCTCCTCGTCCCCCAGAGTCCCATCTACTCCAGTTTCTTCATCGCCCTCCAGCCACTCCTCATCCTCCAGATCCTCACATCCATCAGCTTCAGCGCCACCTATGCCGCCTCCACCCAATAACCAAATGAGACAGAACATCCGCCGCTCACTCACAGACATCCTCTATAAGCGGTGAGTGTCCCATACAGCCCAGTTCAGAATACCTTTATTATTTCTAACATAAAAAGCTTCTTTGCCTAAACAAACTATATTTTGTGTTCTTTACCACCAGGGTCAGTGATAGTGATGATCTGAAAATGAGTGAGAGTGAGGTGGGAAGGCTGGCAGTTGCAATTGAGAAGGAAATGTTCAACCTCTGCCTTAGCACTGACAGCAAGTACAAGAACAAATACAGGTCACTGATGTTCAACCTCAAGGATCCTAAAAACAAAGTGAGTCAACATATTGATGCTTGCCTATATGTTTACATTGAAATACaaattgactttttttgttGCTCAGAGTTTAGTGTATTTGAAAGTGTTGCCTGCAGTCTAAAAGagtttgcttgtgtgtttgtctcaggGACTGTTCTACAGGGTGATAGGTGGTGAGGTTAGTCCCTTTAGACTGGTGAGACTAAGCGCTGAGGAGTTGCTTTCTAAAGAGATATCTGAGTGGAGGAAGCCTGAATCTTCTGAGGTAAATGTTACTGACATATATCAATTTTGTGTCAATAACAGGTAGAGGTTTAAAGGGCTCTGTACTTGGCATCCACgatacaatagttttactattCTCTGCATAAAATTGCAACACATTGGCTGTCTACTGCAGGCCCAGTCTTCTGTTACAAGAACCCATTCAGGACCATCCAGATTAGGCAACAGACATGACTCTGGCTCTCAAAGCATGGATATGGAGGATGCTCCGCCAACATCTGATGCAGATGTATGTATCTCTGCCACCACTTCTTCTACTCGCATGGCTTCTGCTGCAGTAAGTTGTAGCATGCTCTTCTACACAATCTTTCATGCTTTTTTCACCTTTGCATGAGGTGCTTTGTGTACAAATTGTAAATGAATTAGCCAAGATATTACAAGATATCAGTTATCTTGCCAACTTCCCTGTTCAATacaatttcttctttttgattCTTTGTCTTACTTAATCACTGCTTGGCACTACACCTACTTGGATCAAAATAATCAGGTGTTCTAGGTGTTATGTGAGAGATTATCATCTGTTCTACTTTATTTAAGACTTGACTTGAGACCCATTTTTATGTCCTCAGGAACAAGATGAGTCTGGCTCCACTCCTTCAGTtcagtcctctgctgctgaGGGGAACAGTGGCAGCAACATGCCAGACATATTCAGTAGCATGCTCAAAGACACCACTTCAGAACACAGGACTCACCTATTTGACCTTAACTGTAAAATATGCACAGGTAATTGAGAGGCTGACATGAAGTTACAGGGTAAATAATCCATTTAGTgaattaatcacatttttttttaattttgcccTCTAGGTCAGAAAACAGAAGATGAGCCAGCAGCTAAGAAAGCCAAATTGACCAAGAAGCCTGACAGTAAGCCACCCAGACAAGAGCTACATGCATCAAGATCAGGGGATACTTCTCCCATTGGCCAGCCACAGGTACCCATGGCCTACCCGCACCAAGACCCCTTAGTTTATCAAAACCCCACCACTCCATTGTATCAGTCCAACATGGAGCTAGCTGTTTCTGAATCACAGCCGCAGCTTTACCAAGAGGACGTCAGCATGCTGGCACCTCCAGCCCAGGCCCCCGCACCGGTTGCCCCCACTGTTTCCTCTGTGAGCATCACTCGAAGAGACCCACGCATGGCCAGGCACAGTTCCGGTGTGAATGTCACCTATACTGGTCCAGAAAAGCCCACCAACAGCGCAGCGGAACCACTCTCAACTCCTGCTAGTGCTCCAGTGGAGGTTGGAGCTAAGGTGCCACTCCCAATGCCCCCAGCTCCACCAGCTACTGTGGCTGTCTCCAAGTCAGCTAAAGCAAGGTGCTTAATATTTGTGTAttggaaatatgttttatatgctATATTCCACTTAAAACATGATGTTGCAGGCGTTGCTAGAGTAGAGTATGATGAGGCAATATCATTGATATATTTAAGAAAAACCTTGTATATGATACAACTGTGTAGAGGCTTGAGACATTTCTCTAATAGGAAgatggttttggttttacagtacATCAGAGCCAGTTCTTGAGGGTGAGACTGCAATCTTCCTTCATGGTCAAGAGAAGATTTGGAAAGGATTTATCAATATGCAAACAGTGGCTAAGTTTGTGACCAAGGCCTACCTGGTCTCAGGATCCTTTGAGCACCTGAAAGAGGTTAGTAATTATGAATTATAGAAGAAATATTTCTAATTcataaatgaatgcaaacaTTTTGGGTGTGCATAATAGCAAAAATATTCAAAGTTGTGTCAATGTTGTGCAGGATTTGCCCGACACCATTCATATTGGAGGACGGATATCTCCAAGCACAGTGTGGGATTATGTCGGGAAGCTCAAAACTTCGCTCTCCAAGGTTTGTTTGCACGACGGCTAGCAGTGCTTATCATTTTAATTGTAAAGACCATGAAATACTTACATAGCGGCTTTTGCTCTCTTTTAAATCTGTGGTCACAGGAGCTGTGTCTGATTCGTTTCCACCCAgccacagaggaagaggaggtggcaTATGTGTCTCTCTTCTCTTATTTTAGCAGTAGGAAACGATTCGGTGTGGTGGCTAACAACAACCGCCGCATCAAAGACCTCTATCTCATCCCACTGGGCTCGAAGGACCCATTACCCTCCAAACTTTTACCGTTTGATGGGCCAGGTAAGCATTTTAAAGGCATACACAAATATACCATTGTGTTTACctgtatgtatttgtatttaatgttttcctgttctgttgtgtttctttgtcttcatACATGTGGTGAGTATACTGAGTTGTTGGACTCAGGTTGAAATGAGAGCTGTTTCATTCATAGGTTTGTACTGTAGGGGGCACTCACATTCCTTGTTGAGCCTCCCCTGGAAAACACATATGTGCATGTAATAGTTACTGTGTTCTCTCCTGTGTATCTGACTCTGTATCAAACATTTCTAATAAAGGAAGTTTGCATCGCAGGTTGGTGCCATTTGAGTCCAGTCTCAGCCTGTTGTTTCTTAAGACTTGGCTCGATATAAACAGAACTCAAAATATGTGTAATCAATAAACTTCTATGAGATAACTTGTCAGTTACTTTACATTATGCTATTCATATGATAACATGCTGCACTGCTGGAATTAATCCATAGTATCAATAATATTCTTCAACATCTTCCTGACTGGAGAAACCATACTTTACCTAAACAACCCGTGATTGCACATCATTGACAACAGTACAACCTGGCAATTACAGCTGTGGTAAGAGAAAATGCTGTCCATGTCAGTGTCTCGAACATGAGTACACCAACTACTGACTAGTGTGCCTCAGAAAAGAATATTATACGATGTTTCTCTTTAATTGCTTCAGTGGTTtcagaaaaattaaattatactTCTTCTGTTTGTCAGATGTTTCTGTGAACAGGCACCAGCCCAAATCAAATTTGAATAGGAACTCATTATGGATCTGACTCTGGATCAGCCATaacaatattatattttacCATCTGGTGCAGTCTTACTTGGAGTCTTGTTTTGCCAACTTATTGGTGCAGTCAGTAGATGATTTGGAGTGATTTTACTTTTAGTTAGTGTTGTGGTTTTATCTGTTAGAAACACTTTAATCACAAGCACCACAGGTACAAAAGATAGCACATCTGCAGCTGGTGCTTTTCTATTTTATATAAATGGCAGCATATTTTATATCTGTATAGATTCTCAAAAATATAGACAAGGAAACTTATTGTATTACTCTCTTATTGTATggtataaaagatttatttgttacctgttcttaCTGTATGTATTGTGGAACATGTTTGAAAGTTCTCATTTCATCTGGTGTCAGCTATACTCACGCCTCAGTTGCTACTTGTTTTAGCAGTTGTATGAACAAAGAATGGGTCTATTCTGTGAAAttgcatgtctttgttttttgttgttctctAAAATTCTTGTTGTCAATCTTGTAGGGCTCGAACCAGCTCGTCCCAACCTCCTCTTGGGGCTGCTGATCTgccagaaagacagaaaacgGGCTGGTGCTCCATTAGAACCTGAGGAGAAAAGATCCAAGATTGTTGCTGATGACACTGGCCTTCCAAAGCCATCTCCTTCAGTCAGAGCAGAAAGAAGCTCACGGCAGAGTCTGGAAATCCCTTTTAGCACAACTCCTCCAGGATCACCCCCGTCCAGCTCATCTGAGACTTCAAGTAGCACTGTGACAGCCTCCTCAGTCCTTACATTTTTGTCCACTGTCCGAGCTCCAGCCACAACCACTACCACTGGCAAGGACTCCCCATCTTCAACTAGCTCTGTtgcttcctctgcagcagctgccactCCTCTTCAGACCATCCTTAAAACACTTTTTGGTAAGAAAAAGCATGACTCTGAAGCTTCTAACTCCCCACCTGATCAGGGTGGGGAACTCTCCATCCCGTCCACTACGATGCTAGACCCCATTGTGCAGCAGTTTGCACAGATTTCGAAAGAGAAACcggtggaggaggatgaagatgacCGACCATATGACCCAGAAGAAGAGTATGACCCCAGCAGGGGCTACAGTGCGCCTAAGAAGCCTGTTGAGGTAGTAAGCAAACCTGAGGTTGCCGAGCAACCTGAGGTGAGTGAAGCTGATGATGTGGCATATGACCCAGAGGATGACTCCATCTTTGAAGAGGTCAAAACTTCTGTACCAGGTCAAGCCAAGACTACAACAGAATGTGTTACTGATCCAGAAAAGATACAAGAGGGCCTTAAGCAGGGAGAACAGCATATTTCAACAACAGGGACACCTGGTGCCACACTGACAATTGCAGACACACTCTTAAATCAGCCTACCAAATCCCTTTTGGCCAGTAGTCAGCTACTGCAGCTTGGCAAAAAGGTTGAAGAACTAGTGAAGTCTTCATCAGTTGCTCCCTTAATCAACCAGAAGAGAGATCCCAGACAGAGCAGAGATCCTCGCCAGGCTGTGGCCAGCAAGAACCTGACTGATGACTCCAAGGAGAAAGAGGAGCCTTCTGATCTGTTTGCAGATTCTACCCCTCCTGCACAGTCTGTGGTTCAGGAAACACAGCTGCCTAATGTAGCGGAACTCCCAGACATCTCACAAGCCCCAGAGGCATCACTGCCTCAAGAAGAGGCAAAAAGCGATGAGCTACCTTTCATGGAGTATGACAAGGCTGAGGTGTCAATTCCTTTATTAGGAGAGGAGGTAGAACCTGATATGGAGGTCAGCTACATGGATCAGAAAGAAGTGAAAACTGAGGAAGCTGAGCCTATCAAGATGGAAACCGAGATGGACAAATATAGTATCTGGCCAAATGCTGCCAGTATTTTAAAAGCTGGTGAAGATTCAGAGTATGAAGAGAATAGCAGAGATGCACCAACTACAAGCTATTATGAATCTGAAAACACCTCCACAATAACTTCCACAATCCCAGTACTCACTCAGAGCACAACAATGGTTGACACTCCCCATCACATGCAACATCACATGTCGGCACCAGGTTTTGAGAGCAACTACAGACCTCCAGCTGACATTCCCCCACCGTCTAACTTCCCCCCGCCCCATCCAATGCAGGAACAAAATCTGATTATGAGGCCTCCGCCAATGTCTATGCCACCACCTGTGCAAGGTCTTCCTCCATTGTCAGGGCCACCCCCTACACAGGGACCCCCTCCACCTATTCATGTTCCTCCCCCTGTACGTGGTCCTCCCCCCATGCAAGGTGACAGCAGTCAGCAATATGGCCCACCTCCAGCTGCTTACCCTCCCTATCAGAACCAATGGCCAGGCTCGCaacagcagccgcagcagcagcatcatcttCCTGGACCACCTCCTCAGAATATTATACCGCCCAGAGGACCACCACCTCCACCGCTACCGTTTTCTCCGATGGCCCAGAGAGGCCCTCCTCCTCAAATGTTTGATCCCTCAATTCCCCCACAGCATATAGGACAACAGGTCCCCCCTCCAGGCCTTCCACCCCCTCCTGCTTTTAATGGTCCGAACAGCTTACCTCCACCACGATTCACTGGTCCTCCACCACCTTTTAATTTCCCTGCAAACAGAGGTCCTCCTCCATCTTTCACAGGGCCACCTCCTGGTCACTTTGATAACAGGCTTCCTCCTCCATCCCACTTCCCAGGACCTAGGGGTCCCCCACCATCTCAGTACGGTGACCATGTGGCCCAACCACTAATAGTAGATCAACCTCGAGGCCATGTGGAGCAGTATAACAAAGACACTCCTAATTCTTTCAAGCTAAATATGGATCAGAATCCAAACtctgttcatatttttaaagacaaTCAAGGTCCCTCACCAGGTCCAGTATACAGGGGACCTCCACCTAACCAGTACGAGGACAGGAGAGGCCCACCTTCCAGTGTCGAGGCAAGTGGGCAGCACTTCAGTCCACATAATCAGTATGGGAGCTCCAGACCACAGTCCTCACCACCACATCGAGGATCTTTTGATGAGCCCCGAGGTCTTCCATCTCAGGACAGCAGACCCCACCCATCTCAGCCTTTTGCGGGATCAGAGCGGTACCGTTTTGATAGGCACTCAGATGAGGCTAGACCTGTTCGCCACAGTGGGCCCCTGCTGCCAACTCCTCCAGAGGCTCCGATGGGTCCTCCAAGTCGCATGGGAGGCCTCAGCCCAGACCTGCTCAGGGATGACCTCTGGCGGCGCCGCTCTCCTGAAATTAGGAGGAGAAGTAGCACCACCCGAGAGGACTCAGAAGCTCGCAGCGGAGATCGCTTCAGTCGCTTTGAAGGATTGCACAGAGATTCTGCTCCTGGTTCCCTGCAACCTtctgaggagaaacagagggagtTGTCCGAGGATcgcaggagagaaagagaacgGGAAGTTCCCAACCCCACCAGGCCATCATGGGAAAGAGGGCAGGGGAAGCACTGGAGCCGAGAGCGAGAGTgggacagaggcagagaaagggaaCGGGATAGAGAACGTAGCAGGGAAAGAGAGCGCAGCaaagggagggagggtgagaggCACAGGGACACCGAAAGCGACCGACATAAGGATCAAGAGACAGACAAGAGGAGAGACcgggagagagacagggaaaaaGACAGAGGCAGGGAAAGAGATTCGGATAGGAGGGACTATGACCGTGACAGAGCAAGGAACCGTGACCGACCCGACCGCGAACGAGACAGGAGACGGGACAGATCCAGAAGCAGAGAACGTGACCGTGGGAAAGACCGGGGCAGGgacaaggagagggagagggaaagggagaaggagaaggagaaggagagggacagagacagggagagggagagagacagagacagggacagagacagagataggGAGAGGGACAGGGAGAAGGATAGAGAGAAGGACAGGGACAGGGATAGAGAGAAggacagggacagagagaaggacagGGATAGAGAGAAGGACAGGGataaagagaaggaaagggacagggacagagagaaggaaagggacagggacagggagaaGGACAGGGAGAAGGACAGGGACAGGGAAAGAGACCGGGACAAAGACAGAGATCGTCGGGACAGAAGTAAAAGCcgagaaaagagagaagagaaaaaggacAGTAAACATGACACACCCAAGGAGAGTGATAGAActgcagaaaaagacagaagcaCGTCCTAGTCTCCGTTTCATGGACACTGTATTATGCCTCTGAGAGACTCTTAAATCTTCTGGCAGTTGGAATCCTAACTATAAATGTGGATGAGcagtattttgttaatttttgaGCTGTGTTCCTACTAGAGAAAACATTTGGCAATATTTGTATTCCTTGTCACTTAAAGGTTTCAGAGCTTATCAcctttggaaaaacaaaaaacctgaaGGCCATCTAAGTTGCTTGTGTACAATGTGTATTAAGTAGGCCACTGTGTTCTATTACATGTACCCTTCTCCTGTCAtagcattgttttaaaaaaacaataatgtaacAAAGTAACACACCATTTGTAAATATGAATGTATCTGTGTATATACTGATGTTTTTAATCATACTTTTCTaagtagagaaaataaaagccataTATCTCAGATAGATAATGTGAAAGGTAACACTGTTGACACACAATTGTGTGCTTGTATGTCCAGCAGCTTTGATTTAAAAGCCTCCAACTATCTACAGTATACCCCCCATCATTGTTTTGTTAATGAAATGTCCTGAGTTTGTTTTCAGCTCAACTAATTAAAACTGTTTGAtgacatttgtgtttatctTGCTCTTatatacacttttttttctgtaggtTACAATGAACTAAGAAATGGTTTCACAGTAGTTTGAGGTCTCTTTCCTTTTATATTGGTTCGGTCAAATGAGAGTGAGGATCTATTCTCCAAATTATTGAGATTCATCGATCCTACTTGAAGTTTACAATGGTTTCAGAAAGTATTTATAGACCCACTCATTGTGCATTTTGCATTACGCCTTTGTTTTCAGTTGAATAAAAACTGTCCCTTATGCCCACAAACTTGCACTCAATAACagaatgacaaagtgaaaacatttttattcatcaaaaactgaaaacaaacttaGACATACACAAAAGTATTCAGATTCTTAAGTCATTTGCAGATGGCCAGAAGTTTTAGCTTTCACTTGTCTTTGGTGAGTTTATACAAGCATATAATGTATCATAGTGTGGGTGGGGTCTCAGTACAAGTCAGTGCATCCTTTTTGTGTAAAACATATTCATCCAgttaaattatttgtttatttgacttATTTGTTCAAAaggcaaaaatagaaaaatttCTAGAAGTAAAACATTTGCATACGTAACTTGTTTGATTCTGTGTGTAAAGCACAATGAACAACTGCATTACTGAGGAAATTAGCTTTTTAGGGGTCAGGTCAGTTGACATGTGAAACAGATTCTGCTTTGTGAGGTCAATAATTCTCAACTTTAGTTTCATCTTTACTCTCCCCACTGGAGTTCTGGAGCTCATCTACAACTTAAAATCCTGTCTGTCTTGCCTGCTCTGACCACACCTTCTGTACTGACAGTGGGCACCACACAAACTCATCATTTGGGTTGTAGTTTAAATATGCAAACTTAAGGAGTTTCCTGCGTTGCCTCTTATTGAGTACAGCAAACAGAAAGTAGTTGAGGACACTGTGCTTGACATTTGGAAGATGTCCGTAGACGAGGGTCTCGTTGAGGAAGAACTGCACCAGGGGGCATTGGTAGTGACGGTATCCCAGGGTTCCCAGGCACTTCAGGATCCGGGTGATGCGTAGGCTGTTATGAGTGTGACtgtcaatgaaaaacaaaaaaagttttttaaaaaaaagatagacTACATAGAGGGTTTTGTTACCGTTAGTGTTCTATGTATCAGACAATTCACCTGTTCAGGTTGTTGAATCTGTCTTCCCAGTTTGATGCTTTCTCGACTTTTCCAGTTTTCTCATCACACAACTTGATACCATAAAAGTCCAACATGAGCTTGTAAGACTTCAGCAGATTTTCCATTGCTATGCTGCTTGCAAGAAATTCCTAACAGAAAAGCAGAATTTCTGTCAGtattaataacatttaaaatcttTACTTGGGACATTTTTAACAAGTTTACCTGAATTTCTTCTTTCGTCAGTGTACTGGCCCAGGAGTTCATCCCTGGTTCTCGTAGTGGGAACAACCTTTGAGGAATGATTTTATTAGAAATTTCACAAATAAGAGCTGAACATGTCACGTCACATCACATCACGAGCAGCTTACCACTGAATGAAGGTGTGTACAAACTCCAGTTTGTCATAATCTCCTTTCCATTTATTGTGGAAATCATTTATGTAGACatctgaaatgaacagaaatgtcAAAGCTGATTTCCACTGAAAACCACATCATCACAAACATTTTATAATGTCCAACCAACAGGCCCATGGCTGGTAGTTGAAGTCCTACCATCAGGTACGCAGGGTCTCTTTCCAAGGTAGAAATCCAAATTAGGCTTGTCATTAGACTGAACAGAGGGGTGAGAAATGAATAttacaaccacacacagactAGTTTAATACTTTTCATGTTTGCTCATTTCACAGC
Proteins encoded in this window:
- the LOC113130211 gene encoding death-inducer obliterator 1-like isoform X3, whose amino-acid sequence is MEENVSPELSLAPKPEQSQDPMDSCSQGVAEGDSKQKEQLQTDSENVAKETLEDQDKSAKTSSEVKKTWGFRRSTVLKREMPVEAATNSPENRCPVRRSGRQSKRTDKLEEFLLTAKRGSRKSAPPTLESGDPPSQTPTDVETASEASFDGNADTKPVEDKVESPERRTRSGTRKQTQRKTRGGRQTRGGGATVKDDGSSENEEDSRDAAKKDELYDNHEKKKDEKSYPNPEDGGNSSKSQPQPELDCEKTVTEEKDEHEDTNDKVDKESDEDSADKPATMLVKRGPVRTYINKKKAANKNTAAAKSPTPANKSVTPVKRETKPKVAQTAGKTRKTQKQEDDDDDDDDDDDDDENVSSTSSSSSSSESDDGGYDPNALYCICRQKHNKRFMICCDRCEEWFHGDCVGITEARGRLMERNGEDYICPNCTAKKNQVVRPATSVLSTSTEFGKAKIDAVLLTSAVTSTATVEKSNTSGGDSSALVAAPPSSAYSGTEEKAAEDLGIKGRIEKATNPTGKKKIKIFQPQATQQPAEPKADQKAAPTAEQKALADTDQKVASNVEVQTTAVVEIPAENMGQNAEESSLPKCIGPGCDNNAQPDSVYCGNDCILRHAAAAMKSITDVKEPKQKDKAKAQKTKSTPKRSAAGGKKIQKSREESDSEEDCSPDPDEDDEDEHAEEQPPPPATASWSSDHNYIAVTPEKTTSISPTVLNKKFSSHLGSSPQPLVPNMVPPSLFVAAPPKEEKKSEKEQKEKEPAPAPEKPSPVSATPIKGNKKSSTTKAAKSSPKGKKSSLHTNSSKVSKKPVVPPTKTATKSKKPGPPPALSPFPPGPIHVTGALRVTKSNFTIPKKQPQQKDSPSHSQSSSSPRVPSTPVSSSPSSHSSSSRSSHPSASAPPMPPPPNNQMRQNIRRSLTDILYKRVSDSDDLKMSESEVGRLAVAIEKEMFNLCLSTDSKYKNKYRSLMFNLKDPKNKGLFYRVIGGEVSPFRLVRLSAEELLSKEISEWRKPESSEAQSSVTRTHSGPSRLGNRHDSGSQSMDMEDAPPTSDADEQDESGSTPSVQSSAAEGNSGSNMPDIFSSMLKDTTSEHRTHLFDLNCKICTGQKTEDEPAAKKAKLTKKPDSKPPRQELHASRSGDTSPIGQPQVPMAYPHQDPLVYQNPTTPLYQSNMELAVSESQPQLYQEDVSMLAPPAQAPAPVAPTVSSVSITRRDPRMARHSSGVNVTYTGPEKPTNSAAEPLSTPASAPVEVGAKVPLPMPPAPPATVAVSKSAKASTSEPVLEGETAIFLHGQEKIWKGFINMQTVAKFVTKAYLVSGSFEHLKEDLPDTIHIGGRISPSTVWDYVGKLKTSLSKELCLIRFHPATEEEEVAYVSLFSYFSSRKRFGVVANNNRRIKDLYLIPLGSKDPLPSKLLPFDGPGLEPARPNLLLGLLICQKDRKRAGAPLEPEEKRSKIVADDTGLPKPSPSVRAERSSRQSLEIPFSTTPPGSPPSSSSETSSSTVTASSVLTFLSTVRAPATTTTTGKDSPSSTSSVASSAAAATPLQTILKTLFGKKKHDSEASNSPPDQGGELSIPSTTMLDPIVQQFAQISKEKPVEEDEDDRPYDPEEEYDPSRGYSAPKKPVEVVSKPEVAEQPEVSEADDVAYDPEDDSIFEEVKTSVPGQAKTTTECVTDPEKIQEGLKQGEQHISTTGTPGATLTIADTLLNQPTKSLLASSQLLQLGKKVEELVKSSSVAPLINQKRDPRQSRDPRQAVASKNLTDDSKEKEEPSDLFADSTPPAQSVVQETQLPNVAELPDISQAPEASLPQEEAKSDELPFMEYDKAEVSIPLLGEEVEPDMEVSYMDQKEVKTEEAEPIKMETEMDKYSIWPNAASILKAGEDSEYEENSRDAPTTSYYESENTSTITSTIPVLTQSTTMVDTPHHMQHHMSAPGFESNYRPPADIPPPSNFPPPHPMQEQNLIMRPPPMSMPPPVQGLPPLSGPPPTQGPPPPIHVPPPVRGPPPMQGDSSQQYGPPPAAYPPYQNQWPGSQQQPQQQHHLPGPPPQNIIPPRGPPPPPLPFSPMAQRGPPPQMFDPSIPPQHIGQQVPPPGLPPPPAFNGPNSLPPPRFTGPPPPFNFPANRGPPPSFTGPPPGHFDNRLPPPSHFPGPRGPPPSQYGDHVAQPLIVDQPRGHVEQYNKDTPNSFKLNMDQNPNSVHIFKDNQGPSPGPVYRGPPPNQYEDRRGPPSSVEASGQHFSPHNQYGSSRPQSSPPHRGSFDEPRGLPSQDSRPHPSQPFAGSERYRFDRHSDEARPVRHSGPLLPTPPEAPMGPPSRMGGLSPDLLRDDLWRRRSPEIRRRSSTTREDSEARSGDRFSRFEGLHRDSAPGSLQPSEEKQRELSEDRRREREREVPNPTRPSWERGQGKHWSREREWDRGRERERDRERSRERERSKGREGERHRDTESDRHKDQETDKRRDRERDREKDRGRERDSDRRDYDRDRARNRDRPDRERDRRRDRSRSRERDRGKDRGRDKEREREREKEKEKERDRDRERERDRDRDRDRDRERDREKDREKDRDRDREKDRDREKDRDREKDRDKEKERDRDREKERDRDREKDREKDRDRERDRDKDRDRRDRSKSREKREEKKDSKHDTPKESDRTAEKDRSTS